Proteins encoded in a region of the Ornithodoros turicata isolate Travis chromosome 3, ASM3712646v1, whole genome shotgun sequence genome:
- the LOC135387377 gene encoding endothelin-converting enzyme 2-like isoform X1 yields the protein MKEISSASKVSGRKRVKLASTLPTQGATDESSTEYQDSTKQPGAAMHKTLVTHLAERSHEESLHHNKSSYFTISVLVTVIILLCVVTSVYFAYKYFKQKKRPLCTTAACNLYRDMLQGSINFDLKPCDDFYQYTCDKWNTNYQVPTYRHHLAIFFKTLFKTLRGQVPSEHQTAVEKAVRFFQSCKMAAYAKGRFEGGYQDLVDIWKKCDILWPRVNRNGDILRTMICIYDSFFMDTVLGIVKQHDTQLPYLFPGKALKFLHDYSESIKNASRYQEYYEGFRDLMKTADIKDGEVQTYEAFSSIEDVVYSNLVKPQFMQYNRTRIALWQLTGLTDGIGRTRWQEVFKTEFGLQSSSMSVDVSSIEYIREFNRVLKSVGEVELQRYVGWVSVQQMAPYINSQFSAVYHGVSELADVGLQVCLHRTEVYLGWSVFSKYATRYLDSATRKDIHGIINAIYKIVHSMVTWSEWIEQKRPQTAYEIMRRLAGLLVYADRFENPKHMDPILSSIGDMGDHVFHNWQNASKGLVRIDAPRLQSIISAFQQQMVPEPHYTFWNTQQQTFLMPPYVPIVPLYLNVSNAVKYGALGFLISDVATKLLHMYYPSAKRRNWPCLNDSRDGGEDDTQIVHSAFALYFAWEAFKGVAVPDSDDLLPELSDAQLFFVAYCLLMCGEPRDEKRFVRRCNEPLRHHSAFSKAFSCPANSPMNAKEKCAFF from the exons TATCAAGACAGCACAAAGCAGCCAGGAGCAGCCATGCATAAAACGTTGGTAACACATCTGGCAGAGCGGTCTCACGAAGAATCTCTTCACCACAACAAGAGCAGCTACTTCACCATCAGTGTTCTTGTAACGGTCATCATCCTGCTCTGTGTCGTAACTTCCGTGTACTTCGCTTACAAGTACTTCAAACAGAAGAAACGCCCACTGTGTACGACAGCTGCCTGCAACCTCTACAGAGACATGCTCCAGGGATCGATTAATTTTGACCTGAAACCCTGTGACGATTTCTACCAGTACACCTGCGACAAATGGAACACGAACTATCAGGTCCCAACGTACCGTCACCATCTGGCGATATTCTTCAAGACCCTCTTTAAGACACTGAGAGGGCAAGTTCCTTCGGAACACCAGACAGCCGTTGAGAAAGCAGTTCGATTCTTTCAATCCTGTAAAATGGCTGCGTACGCCAAAGGTCGATTCGAAGGGGGGTACCAGGATCTGGTTGACATCTGGAAGAAATGCGACATTCTGTGGCCGCGAGTCAACAGGAACGGCGATATTCTGAGGACGATGATTTGCATTTATGACAGTTTCTTCATGGACACCGTCCTGGGCATTGTGAAACAACACGATACTCAACTACCATATTTGTTTCCTGGCAAAGCACTCAAATTTCTACATGACTATAGCGAGAGCATCAAGAATGCAAGCAGATACCAGGAGTACTACGAGGGCTTCAGAGATCTCATGAAAACAGCAGATATTAAAGACGGCGAAGTACAAACGTACGAAGCGTTCTCCAGCATAGAAGACGTCGTCTACAGCAATCTTGTAAAACCCCAGTTTATGCAGTACAATCGTACACGCATTGCTCTGTGGCAGCTGACTGGCTTAACGGATGGCATAGGGCGAACAAGATGGCAGGAAGTCTTCAAAACTGAGTTCGGACTGCAGAGTTCTAGTATGTCGGTTGACGTTTCGAGCATAGAGTATATCAGAGAATTTAACAGAGTGCTAAAAAGTGTTGGCGAGGTGGAACTACAACGTTACGTGGGCTGGGTAAGCGTCCAGCAGATGGCACCATATATAAATAGCCAATTTAGTGCTGTCTACCACGGAGTATCAGAGCTAGCTGACGTTGGGCTGCAGGTGTGTTTGCATCGGACGGAAGTTTACCTGGGTTGGTCAGTATTTAGTAAATACGCCACTAGGTATCTGGATAGTGCCACTCGTAAGGACATACACGGCATCATCAACGCCATCTACAAGATAGTTCACAGCATGGTGACCTGGAGTGAATGGATCGAACAGAAGCGTCCTCAAACAGCTTACGAGATTATGAGACGTTTGGCAGGCCTCCTCGTCTATGCTGACAG GTTCGAGAACCCGAAACACATGGATCCTATACTCTCCAGCATCGGCGACATGGGGGATCACGTGTTTCACAACTGGCAAAACGCATCGAAAGGACTTGTCAGGATCGATGCACCACGGTTGCAATCGATAATAAGTGCCTTTCAGCAACAGATGGTGCCAGAGCCACATTACACCTTCTGGAACACGCAACAACAGACATTTTTGATGCCTCCGTACGTGCCCATCGTGCCACTGTACCTGAACGTTAGCAATGCCGTCAAGTACGGAGCTTTGGGATTCTTGATATCGGACGTTGCCACAAAACTCCTGCACATGTATTATCCATCTGCTAAAAGGAGGAACTGGCCATGCTTGAATGACTCTCGGGACGGTGGTGAAGACGACACGCAGATCGTCCATTCCGCGTTTGCATTGTACTTCGCCTGGGAAGCTTTCAAAGGAGTGGCCGTACCAGATTCAGATGATCTGCTACCGGAGCTGTCGGATGCGCAGCTGTTCTTCGTTGCTTATTGTCTCCTAATGTGCGGCGAACCACGTGATGAAAAACGTTTCGTGCGCAGGTGTAACGAACCGCTGAGGCACCACTCGGCGTTCTCGAAGGCGTTTTCGTGTCCAGCGAATTCGCCCATGAATGCCAAAGAAAAGTGCGCGTTTTTTTAG
- the LOC135387377 gene encoding endothelin-converting enzyme 2-like isoform X2, with amino-acid sequence MHKTLVTHLAERSHEESLHHNKSSYFTISVLVTVIILLCVVTSVYFAYKYFKQKKRPLCTTAACNLYRDMLQGSINFDLKPCDDFYQYTCDKWNTNYQVPTYRHHLAIFFKTLFKTLRGQVPSEHQTAVEKAVRFFQSCKMAAYAKGRFEGGYQDLVDIWKKCDILWPRVNRNGDILRTMICIYDSFFMDTVLGIVKQHDTQLPYLFPGKALKFLHDYSESIKNASRYQEYYEGFRDLMKTADIKDGEVQTYEAFSSIEDVVYSNLVKPQFMQYNRTRIALWQLTGLTDGIGRTRWQEVFKTEFGLQSSSMSVDVSSIEYIREFNRVLKSVGEVELQRYVGWVSVQQMAPYINSQFSAVYHGVSELADVGLQVCLHRTEVYLGWSVFSKYATRYLDSATRKDIHGIINAIYKIVHSMVTWSEWIEQKRPQTAYEIMRRLAGLLVYADRFENPKHMDPILSSIGDMGDHVFHNWQNASKGLVRIDAPRLQSIISAFQQQMVPEPHYTFWNTQQQTFLMPPYVPIVPLYLNVSNAVKYGALGFLISDVATKLLHMYYPSAKRRNWPCLNDSRDGGEDDTQIVHSAFALYFAWEAFKGVAVPDSDDLLPELSDAQLFFVAYCLLMCGEPRDEKRFVRRCNEPLRHHSAFSKAFSCPANSPMNAKEKCAFF; translated from the exons ATGCATAAAACGTTGGTAACACATCTGGCAGAGCGGTCTCACGAAGAATCTCTTCACCACAACAAGAGCAGCTACTTCACCATCAGTGTTCTTGTAACGGTCATCATCCTGCTCTGTGTCGTAACTTCCGTGTACTTCGCTTACAAGTACTTCAAACAGAAGAAACGCCCACTGTGTACGACAGCTGCCTGCAACCTCTACAGAGACATGCTCCAGGGATCGATTAATTTTGACCTGAAACCCTGTGACGATTTCTACCAGTACACCTGCGACAAATGGAACACGAACTATCAGGTCCCAACGTACCGTCACCATCTGGCGATATTCTTCAAGACCCTCTTTAAGACACTGAGAGGGCAAGTTCCTTCGGAACACCAGACAGCCGTTGAGAAAGCAGTTCGATTCTTTCAATCCTGTAAAATGGCTGCGTACGCCAAAGGTCGATTCGAAGGGGGGTACCAGGATCTGGTTGACATCTGGAAGAAATGCGACATTCTGTGGCCGCGAGTCAACAGGAACGGCGATATTCTGAGGACGATGATTTGCATTTATGACAGTTTCTTCATGGACACCGTCCTGGGCATTGTGAAACAACACGATACTCAACTACCATATTTGTTTCCTGGCAAAGCACTCAAATTTCTACATGACTATAGCGAGAGCATCAAGAATGCAAGCAGATACCAGGAGTACTACGAGGGCTTCAGAGATCTCATGAAAACAGCAGATATTAAAGACGGCGAAGTACAAACGTACGAAGCGTTCTCCAGCATAGAAGACGTCGTCTACAGCAATCTTGTAAAACCCCAGTTTATGCAGTACAATCGTACACGCATTGCTCTGTGGCAGCTGACTGGCTTAACGGATGGCATAGGGCGAACAAGATGGCAGGAAGTCTTCAAAACTGAGTTCGGACTGCAGAGTTCTAGTATGTCGGTTGACGTTTCGAGCATAGAGTATATCAGAGAATTTAACAGAGTGCTAAAAAGTGTTGGCGAGGTGGAACTACAACGTTACGTGGGCTGGGTAAGCGTCCAGCAGATGGCACCATATATAAATAGCCAATTTAGTGCTGTCTACCACGGAGTATCAGAGCTAGCTGACGTTGGGCTGCAGGTGTGTTTGCATCGGACGGAAGTTTACCTGGGTTGGTCAGTATTTAGTAAATACGCCACTAGGTATCTGGATAGTGCCACTCGTAAGGACATACACGGCATCATCAACGCCATCTACAAGATAGTTCACAGCATGGTGACCTGGAGTGAATGGATCGAACAGAAGCGTCCTCAAACAGCTTACGAGATTATGAGACGTTTGGCAGGCCTCCTCGTCTATGCTGACAG GTTCGAGAACCCGAAACACATGGATCCTATACTCTCCAGCATCGGCGACATGGGGGATCACGTGTTTCACAACTGGCAAAACGCATCGAAAGGACTTGTCAGGATCGATGCACCACGGTTGCAATCGATAATAAGTGCCTTTCAGCAACAGATGGTGCCAGAGCCACATTACACCTTCTGGAACACGCAACAACAGACATTTTTGATGCCTCCGTACGTGCCCATCGTGCCACTGTACCTGAACGTTAGCAATGCCGTCAAGTACGGAGCTTTGGGATTCTTGATATCGGACGTTGCCACAAAACTCCTGCACATGTATTATCCATCTGCTAAAAGGAGGAACTGGCCATGCTTGAATGACTCTCGGGACGGTGGTGAAGACGACACGCAGATCGTCCATTCCGCGTTTGCATTGTACTTCGCCTGGGAAGCTTTCAAAGGAGTGGCCGTACCAGATTCAGATGATCTGCTACCGGAGCTGTCGGATGCGCAGCTGTTCTTCGTTGCTTATTGTCTCCTAATGTGCGGCGAACCACGTGATGAAAAACGTTTCGTGCGCAGGTGTAACGAACCGCTGAGGCACCACTCGGCGTTCTCGAAGGCGTTTTCGTGTCCAGCGAATTCGCCCATGAATGCCAAAGAAAAGTGCGCGTTTTTTTAG